Proteins co-encoded in one Nonomuraea helvata genomic window:
- a CDS encoding sugar phosphate isomerase/epimerase family protein, translating into MRLRHDDGTLVHLAYNAGVHPAEDLENLIAHLTRYAVPVRKRLGVERMGIGLWLSPTVADHLTADRIELVRLRRSLEERGLEVVSLNGTGGRNQEVPGPDWAKPERYRYTMALAKILAFLLPEDVRFGSISTIPIGWRRDWPADLHTIATRRLERLARELRGIYSVTGKTIRVGFEPWPGCVLETTEQALERVCGIDSEHLGVCLDACHLACGAEECGTALKGLAEAGAPVVKLGHVHNHTGETPSTGAVLHDTLTAMLSGAVSGNAHIEVETHNLTVPGRAKGPGALVSLLADELDWARTNLTSLGLQLAA; encoded by the coding sequence ATGCGCCTACGTCACGATGACGGAACGCTCGTTCACCTCGCCTACAACGCAGGCGTCCACCCCGCTGAGGACCTGGAGAACCTGATCGCCCACCTGACCCGTTACGCGGTCCCGGTGCGCAAGCGGCTGGGCGTGGAGCGAATGGGCATCGGGCTGTGGCTCTCGCCGACCGTCGCCGACCACCTGACGGCCGACCGCATCGAGCTCGTACGGCTGCGCCGCTCCCTGGAGGAGCGCGGCCTGGAGGTCGTGAGCCTCAACGGCACGGGAGGCCGCAACCAGGAGGTCCCCGGCCCCGACTGGGCCAAGCCCGAGCGCTACCGCTACACCATGGCCCTGGCCAAGATCCTGGCGTTCCTGCTGCCGGAGGATGTGCGGTTCGGGAGCATCTCGACGATCCCGATCGGGTGGCGCCGCGACTGGCCGGCCGACCTGCACACGATCGCGACCCGCCGCCTCGAGCGCCTGGCGCGCGAGCTGCGCGGCATCTACAGCGTGACCGGCAAGACGATCAGGGTCGGGTTCGAGCCGTGGCCCGGATGCGTGCTGGAGACCACCGAGCAGGCGCTCGAGCGCGTGTGCGGCATCGACTCCGAGCACCTGGGCGTCTGCCTGGACGCCTGTCACCTCGCCTGCGGCGCCGAGGAGTGCGGCACGGCGCTGAAGGGGCTGGCCGAGGCCGGCGCGCCGGTGGTGAAGCTGGGGCACGTGCACAACCACACGGGGGAGACGCCGAGCACGGGGGCCGTGCTCCACGACACGCTCACGGCGATGCTGTCGGGGGCGGTCAGCGGGAACGCGCACATCGAGGTCGAGACGCACAACCTGACCGTGCCCGGGCGCGCCAAGGGGCCGGGGGCGCTGGTGTCGCTGCTGGCCGACGAGCTGGACTGGGCCCGTACGAACCTCACCAGCCTGGGCCTCCAGCTGGCCGCCTGA
- a CDS encoding MarR family winged helix-turn-helix transcriptional regulator translates to MSSEGFELPLRLLLAFRMMIDELHAELARQGHPDGRPMYGFVMQAIIRGGDTAVELGRMLGVSKQAAGKTIETLERVGYVERTTDPRDTRRKIVRLTPYGMDALTRSARIFDTLRARWAEELGEERLQALESDLRRMTPANLWRLDIPGWFGTL, encoded by the coding sequence ATGTCAAGCGAAGGCTTCGAACTACCGCTCCGTCTGCTGCTCGCGTTCAGGATGATGATCGACGAGCTCCACGCCGAACTCGCCCGGCAGGGTCATCCGGACGGACGCCCCATGTACGGGTTCGTCATGCAGGCGATCATCCGGGGCGGCGACACGGCCGTCGAGCTGGGGCGCATGCTCGGCGTCTCCAAACAGGCCGCCGGCAAGACCATCGAGACGCTGGAACGCGTGGGCTACGTGGAAAGAACCACCGATCCCCGCGACACCAGACGCAAGATCGTCCGGCTGACCCCGTACGGGATGGACGCCCTGACCCGATCGGCCCGCATCTTCGACACCCTGCGCGCCCGCTGGGCCGAGGAGCTCGGAGAGGAGCGCCTGCAGGCCCTGGAGTCCGATCTGCGCAGGATGACGCCGGCCAACCTCTGGCGCCTCGACATCCCCGGCTGGTTCGGGACGCTCTGA
- a CDS encoding cupin has protein sequence MTVIRSAEARRSETPAGVMTTFASPTQGGASRSLWRVDARPGAEGPVHDFDSEQVWSWVAGAATVELGGDTFSVAAGDTVVMPARTVRRVLADPAAGYTAIVTAPAGARAMTADGADYGVPPWIA, from the coding sequence GTGACTGTCATACGTTCGGCGGAAGCGCGGCGATCGGAGACTCCTGCCGGGGTCATGACGACGTTCGCCTCGCCGACGCAGGGAGGGGCCTCGCGGTCGCTGTGGCGGGTCGACGCCCGGCCGGGCGCCGAGGGGCCGGTGCACGACTTCGACAGCGAGCAGGTGTGGAGCTGGGTGGCCGGGGCGGCGACCGTGGAGCTGGGCGGTGACACGTTCAGCGTGGCCGCGGGCGACACGGTCGTCATGCCCGCCCGTACGGTGCGGCGGGTCCTCGCCGACCCCGCCGCCGGTTACACCGCCATCGTCACGGCACCGGCCGGTGCACGGGCCATGACCGCCGACGGGGCCGACTACGGCGTCCCGCCGTGGATCGCGTGA
- a CDS encoding cupin: protein MSVVLSGDSRKTETPNGVMTTLASPTQGGAGQAMWRVDARPGMVGPVHAVDAELVWTWLDGSAVVELGGERVEVGAGDTMVLPANVSRQMFADPVRGFVSIVVAPPGIEVYNPDGVSDPDACDLAPKGTERTVPPWVR from the coding sequence ATGTCTGTTGTTCTGTCCGGTGATTCCCGCAAGACCGAGACGCCCAACGGTGTGATGACCACACTCGCCTCCCCGACTCAGGGCGGGGCGGGACAGGCGATGTGGCGGGTGGACGCCAGGCCCGGCATGGTGGGGCCGGTGCACGCGGTCGACGCCGAGCTGGTGTGGACCTGGCTCGACGGGAGCGCCGTCGTCGAGCTGGGCGGCGAGCGGGTCGAGGTGGGCGCGGGTGACACCATGGTGCTGCCCGCGAACGTGAGCAGGCAGATGTTCGCCGATCCGGTGCGCGGCTTCGTGTCGATCGTGGTCGCGCCTCCCGGGATCGAGGTCTACAACCCGGACGGGGTCTCCGATCCGGACGCGTGCGACCTCGCACCCAAGGGCACGGAGCGCACCGTGCCCCCGTGGGTCAGGTAG
- a CDS encoding A/G-specific adenine glycosylase — translation MVEPNLLHAPVLDWYEDNARELPWRAADATPWGVLVSEIMLQQTPVVRVLPVWHEWMARWPTPKALAAEQPGEAVRHWGRLGYPRRALRLHACARAITEEHGGEVPSDHATLLALPGIGEYTAAAVASFAYGGRHAILDTNVRRVFARAVRAEEYPPTATSAAERRLAEALLPELGAARWGVAVMELGALVCTARAPRCADCPITHLCAWRLAGKPPHAGPARKGQTYAGTDRQCRGRLLEVLRSAHGPVPKAALDVVWDDAVQRERALDGLISDGLAEHLDDGTYRLPAT, via the coding sequence GTGGTTGAGCCGAACCTCCTACACGCCCCCGTTCTGGACTGGTACGAGGACAACGCCCGAGAACTCCCGTGGCGTGCCGCCGACGCGACCCCGTGGGGCGTGCTGGTGAGCGAGATCATGCTCCAGCAGACCCCGGTCGTACGCGTCCTGCCCGTCTGGCACGAGTGGATGGCCCGCTGGCCCACCCCCAAGGCGCTGGCCGCCGAGCAGCCGGGCGAGGCCGTACGCCACTGGGGCCGGCTCGGCTACCCGCGCCGGGCGCTCCGGCTGCACGCCTGCGCGCGGGCCATCACCGAGGAGCACGGCGGCGAGGTGCCCTCCGACCACGCGACCCTGCTGGCACTGCCGGGCATCGGCGAGTACACCGCCGCCGCGGTCGCCAGCTTCGCGTACGGCGGCCGCCACGCCATCCTCGACACCAACGTCCGGCGGGTCTTCGCCAGGGCCGTACGCGCCGAGGAGTACCCGCCCACGGCCACCTCAGCGGCCGAGCGGCGGCTCGCCGAGGCCCTCCTGCCCGAGTTGGGCGCCGCCCGCTGGGGCGTGGCCGTGATGGAGCTGGGAGCGCTCGTCTGCACGGCCCGCGCCCCGCGCTGCGCCGACTGCCCGATCACCCACCTGTGCGCCTGGCGGCTAGCGGGCAAGCCGCCGCACGCCGGGCCCGCGCGCAAGGGCCAGACGTACGCGGGCACCGACCGCCAGTGCCGCGGCCGCCTCCTCGAGGTGCTGCGGTCGGCCCACGGCCCGGTGCCCAAGGCAGCCCTCGATGTGGTGTGGGACGACGCGGTGCAACGCGAGCGCGCCCTGGACGGCCTCATCTCCGACGGCCTGGCCGAGCACCTGGACGACGGCACGTACCGTCTGCCGGCTACCTGA
- a CDS encoding dihydrofolate reductase family protein, with the protein MREQDMRKVIYWVHTSIDGHIDGPKGEFDWPVMGEELSAYSDALTERVDTLLYGRGVWEGMVSFWPTAESMSDHPHVLSYAPIWRSTPKIVFSTTLAESEWTAAVIRTNVAEEVAELKRKPGKDLLLTGGSRLAATFTDHGPIDEYHVAVHPVVLGGGRPLFLPREDRLNLRLAESRTCDSNVVVMRYDRA; encoded by the coding sequence ATGAGGGAGCAGGACATGCGCAAGGTCATCTACTGGGTGCACACGTCGATCGACGGGCACATCGACGGGCCCAAGGGCGAGTTCGACTGGCCGGTGATGGGCGAGGAGCTCTCGGCGTACTCGGACGCGCTCACCGAGCGGGTCGACACCCTGCTGTACGGGCGCGGCGTGTGGGAGGGCATGGTGAGCTTCTGGCCGACCGCCGAGTCGATGTCGGACCACCCGCACGTCCTGAGCTACGCGCCGATCTGGCGGAGCACCCCGAAGATCGTCTTCTCCACCACCCTGGCCGAGAGCGAGTGGACCGCCGCCGTCATCAGGACGAACGTCGCCGAGGAGGTCGCCGAGCTCAAGCGGAAGCCGGGCAAGGACCTGCTGCTGACCGGAGGCTCCCGGCTGGCCGCCACGTTCACCGACCACGGCCCGATCGACGAGTACCACGTCGCCGTGCACCCGGTCGTGCTGGGCGGCGGCAGGCCGCTGTTCCTGCCTCGGGAGGACCGGCTCAACCTGCGGCTCGCCGAGTCACGCACCTGCGACTCGAACGTCGTGGTCATGCGCTACGACCGCGCCTAG
- the disA gene encoding DNA integrity scanning diadenylate cyclase DisA, whose translation MDRSLDDRRREALAAVAPGTPLRDGLERILRGQTGGLIVLGYNKVVEEVCSGGFELDVDFSATRLRELAKMDGAIVLSDDDKIVRAAVHLVPDPAIPTDESGTRHRTAQRVARQTGLPIIAISKSMRIIALYLDGIRYVLEESAVILSKANQALATLERYKHRLDEVSGTLSALEIEDLVTVRDVSAVAQRLEMVRRIADEIKGYVVELGTDGRLLSLQLDELVAGVDSERELVVRDYLPAPSGRRQRRLVDAMHDLDKLSGSELLDLSTVAHVLGHNGTDNLDSPVSPRGFRLLAKVPRLPATVVDRLVNHFGGLQKLLAASIDDLQAVGGVGESRARSVREGLSRLAESSILERYV comes from the coding sequence GTGGATAGGAGCCTGGACGACCGCCGTCGCGAAGCCCTGGCCGCGGTGGCCCCGGGCACACCTCTGCGCGACGGCCTGGAACGGATCCTGCGCGGGCAGACCGGCGGGTTGATCGTGCTCGGCTACAACAAGGTCGTCGAAGAGGTCTGCAGCGGCGGTTTCGAGCTGGACGTCGACTTCTCGGCCACCCGGCTGCGCGAGCTGGCCAAGATGGACGGCGCCATCGTGCTGAGCGACGACGACAAGATCGTGCGCGCCGCCGTGCACCTCGTGCCCGACCCGGCCATCCCCACCGACGAGTCCGGCACCCGCCACCGCACCGCCCAGCGCGTGGCCAGGCAGACGGGCCTGCCGATCATCGCCATCAGCAAGTCGATGCGCATCATCGCCCTCTACCTCGACGGCATCCGCTACGTCCTGGAGGAGTCGGCGGTCATCCTCTCCAAGGCCAACCAGGCCCTGGCCACCCTCGAGCGCTACAAACACCGCCTGGACGAGGTCTCCGGCACCCTGTCGGCCCTGGAGATCGAGGACCTGGTCACGGTCAGAGACGTGTCCGCGGTCGCCCAGCGCCTCGAGATGGTCCGCAGGATCGCCGACGAGATCAAGGGCTACGTGGTCGAGCTCGGCACCGACGGCCGCCTGCTCTCCTTGCAGCTGGACGAGCTGGTGGCCGGCGTCGACTCGGAGCGCGAGCTGGTCGTCCGCGACTACCTCCCGGCCCCCTCCGGCCGCCGCCAGAGGCGGCTGGTCGACGCGATGCACGACCTGGACAAGCTGTCGGGCAGCGAGTTGCTCGACCTTTCGACCGTCGCCCACGTCCTGGGCCACAACGGCACCGACAATCTGGACAGCCCGGTCAGCCCCCGAGGCTTCCGTCTCCTGGCCAAGGTCCCCCGCCTGCCGGCCACGGTGGTCGATCGCCTGGTCAACCACTTCGGCGGGCTGCAGAAGCTGCTGGCGGCGAGCATCGACGACCTGCAGGCGGTGGGCGGGGTCGGGGAGTCGCGCGCCCGCAGCGTCCGCGAGGGCCTGTCCCGCCTGGCCGAATCGTCCATCCTCGAGCGCTACGTCTGA
- the radA gene encoding DNA repair protein RadA — MAKTAQKPGYRCAECGWRTTKWVGRCGECQAWGTVDEEGARAGVNVVQAGATTAPAVPIGQVKAEVAAARTTGVGELDRVLGGGLVPGAVVLLAGEPGIGKSTLLLEAAARMAERETVLYVTGEESAAQVRLRADRIDAIRDHLYLAAETELSALVAHVEKVQPSMLVVDSVQTVGSAQATGVPGGVTQVREVAANLVRLAKERNMATVLVGHVTKEGSIAGPRTLEHLVDVVLNFEGDRHSRLRMVRAIKNRFGPTDEVGCFDLHERGIEGITDPSGLFVSRRSEPVPGTCVTVTVEGTRPLPAEVQALVARTEAQQPRRTSSGLDTYRVQMILAVLERRLNARLGGCDVFTATVGGIKLADPAVDLSVMLAVASAAGDKPLPPGLVALGEVGLAGELRPVKDVRRRLTEAARLGFKRALVPAGSLEEGGRRRTGQRALVPVGRVAFAPGFEVVQAENVWDALTHVT; from the coding sequence ATGGCCAAGACAGCCCAGAAGCCCGGATACCGCTGTGCCGAGTGCGGGTGGCGCACCACGAAATGGGTGGGCAGGTGCGGCGAGTGCCAGGCGTGGGGCACGGTCGACGAGGAGGGGGCGCGCGCCGGCGTCAACGTCGTCCAGGCGGGCGCCACCACCGCGCCTGCCGTGCCGATCGGGCAGGTCAAGGCCGAGGTGGCGGCCGCGCGCACGACCGGTGTCGGCGAGCTCGACCGGGTGCTCGGCGGCGGCCTGGTGCCTGGTGCGGTCGTGCTGCTGGCCGGCGAGCCCGGCATCGGCAAGTCCACGCTCCTGCTGGAGGCCGCGGCCCGCATGGCCGAGCGCGAGACGGTCCTCTACGTGACAGGCGAGGAGTCGGCGGCCCAGGTGCGGCTGCGCGCCGACCGCATCGACGCGATCCGCGACCATCTCTACCTCGCCGCGGAGACCGAGCTGTCGGCCCTGGTCGCCCATGTGGAGAAGGTCCAGCCCAGCATGCTGGTGGTGGACTCGGTGCAGACGGTCGGCTCCGCGCAGGCCACCGGCGTGCCAGGCGGGGTGACGCAGGTCCGCGAGGTCGCGGCCAACCTGGTCCGCCTGGCCAAGGAGCGCAACATGGCCACCGTGCTCGTCGGTCACGTCACCAAGGAGGGCTCGATCGCGGGCCCGCGCACACTGGAGCATCTGGTCGACGTCGTGCTCAACTTCGAGGGCGACCGCCACTCCAGGCTGCGCATGGTGCGTGCGATCAAAAACCGGTTCGGGCCCACCGACGAGGTCGGCTGCTTCGACCTGCACGAGCGGGGCATCGAGGGCATCACCGACCCGAGCGGCCTGTTCGTCTCCCGGCGCAGCGAGCCGGTGCCCGGCACCTGCGTCACCGTCACCGTCGAGGGCACGCGCCCGCTCCCCGCCGAGGTCCAGGCCCTGGTGGCCCGCACGGAGGCACAGCAGCCCAGGCGCACGTCGTCGGGCCTCGACACCTACCGCGTGCAGATGATCCTCGCCGTCCTGGAGCGCCGGCTCAACGCCCGGCTGGGCGGCTGCGACGTGTTCACCGCCACCGTGGGCGGCATCAAGCTGGCCGACCCCGCCGTGGACCTGTCGGTCATGCTGGCCGTGGCCAGCGCCGCCGGCGACAAACCGCTGCCGCCCGGGCTCGTGGCGCTCGGCGAGGTGGGCCTGGCGGGCGAGTTGCGGCCGGTCAAGGACGTACGCAGGAGGCTGACCGAGGCGGCCAGACTGGGTTTCAAGCGGGCACTCGTACCGGCCGGATCCCTCGAAGAAGGCGGCCGCAGGCGCACCGGGCAGCGGGCATTGGTGCCGGTGGGGCGGGTGGCGTTCGCACCCGGGTTCGAGGTGGTGCAGGCAGAGAACGTCTGGGACGCCCTCACACACGTGACATAG
- the trxA gene encoding thioredoxin, translating to MITLTTENFEEQVLKSDKPVLVDFWAEWCGPCRMVAPVLDQIETEHGLTIGKLNTDENPEIMARYGVMGIPTLLLFENGEPVKQVVGAKPKRMLVAELGLE from the coding sequence ATGATCACGCTGACCACGGAGAACTTCGAGGAGCAGGTGCTCAAGAGCGACAAGCCGGTGCTGGTCGACTTCTGGGCCGAGTGGTGCGGGCCGTGCCGCATGGTGGCTCCGGTGCTGGACCAGATCGAGACGGAGCACGGCCTGACCATCGGCAAGCTCAACACCGACGAGAACCCGGAGATCATGGCCCGCTACGGGGTGATGGGCATTCCGACGCTGCTGCTGTTCGAGAACGGCGAGCCGGTCAAGCAGGTCGTCGGCGCCAAGCCCAAGCGCATGCTCGTCGCGGAGCTTGGCCTGGAGTAA
- a CDS encoding MerR family transcriptional regulator has translation MRIGELAERTGVSTRSLRYYEQHGLLRARRAANGYRDYSEDDVKLVSEIRALIKVGFTLEDTRPFVDCLRRGHSTGGSCAESVEVYERKLSEIDEEIRVLLARRAEVAAQLAQSCPGCFVRG, from the coding sequence ATGCGCATCGGAGAGCTGGCGGAACGCACCGGAGTGAGCACCCGCTCGCTCCGCTACTACGAGCAGCACGGGCTGCTCAGAGCCCGCCGCGCGGCCAACGGCTACCGCGACTACAGCGAGGACGACGTCAAGCTGGTGTCCGAGATCCGCGCGCTGATCAAGGTGGGGTTCACGCTGGAGGACACGCGGCCGTTCGTCGACTGCCTGCGCCGTGGGCACAGCACGGGCGGTTCATGCGCGGAGTCGGTCGAGGTCTACGAGCGCAAGCTCAGCGAGATCGACGAGGAGATCCGCGTCCTGCTCGCCCGCCGCGCCGAGGTGGCCGCCCAGCTCGCGCAGTCATGCCCAGGTTGCTTCGTAAGGGGATAG
- a CDS encoding class I SAM-dependent methyltransferase, translating into MPRIAKGAIPSPNIWNTPQIYELENRAVDPEGAADAEMRALRPWDGGTVLDIGCGTGYHLPVLSATAGTVIGVEPHGDLALLARRRCAALANVTVHAAAAQDLPLPDASVDVAIARWAYFFGPGCEPGLRELSRVVRRGGAAFVLDLDATRGSFGRWFSRTVPTYSAQEVESFWVRQGWQRRPLDLRMAFERRADLEAVLRIEFAPEVAEQAIAETPGLELAYPNVLRWRHY; encoded by the coding sequence ATGCCACGGATAGCGAAAGGTGCCATCCCCAGTCCGAACATCTGGAACACGCCCCAGATCTACGAGCTGGAGAACCGCGCCGTCGATCCCGAAGGCGCGGCCGACGCGGAGATGCGCGCGCTGCGCCCCTGGGACGGCGGCACGGTGCTCGACATCGGCTGCGGCACCGGCTACCACCTGCCCGTGCTGTCCGCCACGGCGGGGACGGTGATCGGGGTGGAGCCGCACGGGGATCTCGCGCTGCTCGCCCGCCGCCGCTGCGCCGCGCTGGCCAACGTGACCGTGCACGCCGCCGCGGCCCAGGATCTGCCGCTCCCCGACGCGAGCGTGGACGTGGCCATCGCGCGGTGGGCGTACTTCTTCGGTCCCGGCTGCGAGCCGGGCCTGCGCGAGCTGTCCCGCGTGGTACGCCGCGGCGGCGCCGCCTTCGTGCTGGACCTCGACGCCACGCGCGGGTCGTTCGGCCGCTGGTTCTCGCGTACAGTGCCGACGTACTCGGCCCAGGAGGTCGAGTCGTTCTGGGTCCGCCAGGGGTGGCAGCGGCGGCCGCTCGACCTCAGGATGGCCTTCGAGCGGCGGGCGGACCTGGAGGCGGTGCTGCGCATCGAGTTCGCGCCCGAGGTGGCCGAGCAGGCCATCGCCGAGACGCCGGGCCTTGAGCTCGCCTATCCGAACGTCCTGCGCTGGCGCCACTACTGA
- a CDS encoding sugar phosphate isomerase/epimerase — MADVIRVPNAKIALSTASVYPERTPDAFELAARLGYDGVEIMVGADPVSQDIDVIERLSEHYHVPVLAIHAPCLLVTQRVWGRDPWAKLVKARKAAERLGAATVVVHPPFRWQREYARDFEAGLARMRDETDVTFAVENMFPLKARGNDVVPYSPDWNPIDYDFPQVTLDLSHTAVSGSDAMEMATKLGDRLAHVHLADGVGVTNKDEHLVPGRGNQPCAPLLERLANTGYSGLVVLEVNTRKAASRTERIDDLAEGLAFARLHMAATS, encoded by the coding sequence GTGGCTGATGTCATCCGCGTGCCCAATGCGAAGATCGCATTGTCCACCGCCTCGGTATATCCGGAACGCACTCCTGACGCGTTCGAGCTGGCCGCGCGCCTCGGCTACGACGGCGTGGAGATCATGGTGGGCGCCGATCCGGTGAGCCAGGACATCGACGTGATCGAGCGGCTCTCCGAGCATTATCACGTCCCCGTCCTGGCGATTCACGCTCCCTGCCTGCTGGTCACCCAGCGGGTCTGGGGCCGTGACCCCTGGGCCAAGCTGGTCAAGGCGCGCAAGGCGGCCGAACGCCTGGGCGCCGCGACGGTCGTGGTCCATCCGCCCTTCCGCTGGCAGCGTGAGTACGCCAGGGACTTCGAGGCCGGGCTGGCCAGGATGCGTGACGAGACGGATGTCACGTTCGCGGTCGAGAACATGTTCCCGCTCAAGGCCAGGGGCAACGACGTGGTGCCCTATTCGCCCGACTGGAACCCGATCGACTACGACTTCCCCCAGGTCACGCTCGACCTGTCGCACACGGCGGTGTCGGGCTCCGACGCCATGGAGATGGCGACCAAGCTCGGCGACAGGCTGGCGCATGTGCACCTGGCCGACGGCGTCGGCGTGACGAACAAGGACGAGCACCTCGTGCCCGGCAGGGGCAACCAGCCGTGCGCCCCGCTGCTGGAGCGACTGGCCAACACCGGCTATTCGGGACTGGTGGTGCTGGAGGTCAACACGCGCAAGGCGGCCAGCCGCACCGAGCGGATCGACGATCTGGCGGAGGGGCTCGCGTTCGCGCGGCTGCACATGGCGGCCACCTCATGA
- a CDS encoding class I SAM-dependent methyltransferase — protein sequence MNMGPIKDLGRVFDRVADAYDAGRPCYPDETYRALGELSGVELDGALTVDVGAGTGIMTRALRARGSRVIAVDPGAEMLARLVSRSDSGPPAVAAVLADGNALPLADGVADLVTYAQSWHWLDPVASIAEARRVLRPEGAIAGCWNFNHAAQAEWLAAYEARLAEAVPAYYGPAVEQWSAPPIASAFEVIEERWIPWTRLVGIEDFLLDLRSHSYMAALPPEYADELVERQRVELRREFPEGMLPVPMRVYLAVGR from the coding sequence ATGAACATGGGGCCGATCAAGGACCTGGGCAGGGTGTTCGACCGGGTGGCCGACGCGTACGACGCGGGCCGGCCCTGCTATCCCGACGAGACGTACCGCGCGCTCGGCGAGCTGTCCGGCGTCGAGCTCGACGGCGCCCTCACGGTGGACGTCGGCGCGGGCACCGGCATCATGACGCGCGCTCTCAGGGCGCGCGGCTCCCGCGTCATCGCGGTCGACCCGGGCGCGGAGATGCTCGCCCGCCTGGTCTCACGCTCGGACAGCGGCCCGCCCGCCGTCGCGGCCGTGCTGGCGGACGGCAACGCGCTCCCGCTGGCCGACGGCGTGGCCGACCTGGTGACGTACGCGCAGTCGTGGCACTGGCTCGACCCGGTGGCGTCGATCGCCGAGGCCAGGCGGGTGCTGCGGCCCGAGGGGGCCATCGCGGGCTGCTGGAACTTCAACCACGCGGCCCAGGCCGAATGGCTGGCCGCCTACGAGGCCCGCCTGGCGGAGGCCGTGCCCGCCTACTACGGTCCCGCGGTCGAGCAGTGGTCGGCGCCGCCCATCGCCTCGGCCTTCGAGGTGATCGAAGAGCGCTGGATCCCCTGGACCAGGCTGGTGGGCATCGAGGACTTCCTGCTCGACCTGCGCTCACACTCCTATATGGCGGCGCTCCCGCCGGAGTACGCGGACGAGCTGGTCGAGCGGCAGCGCGTGGAGCTGCGCCGGGAGTTCCCCGAGGGCATGCTGCCCGTGCCGATGCGGGTCTACCTGGCGGTGGGCCGGTGA
- a CDS encoding TetR family transcriptional regulator, which yields MSSAKRGPGRRPGSADTRGEILAAARKVFAEKGFDKATVRAIAREAEVDPALVHHYFDTKEGMFAAAMQLPITPDQIIPTLLEGPREEIGARLVRMILQVTAAPETREPMVALIRSAMTNEQAATMFREFISNALLFQVADRLDVPHLRIEAAFAQMYGVIMGRYVIKLEPLASAGHDELVELLAPTVQRYLTG from the coding sequence ATGAGCAGCGCCAAGAGGGGGCCCGGGCGCAGGCCGGGGTCGGCCGACACACGGGGAGAGATCCTCGCGGCGGCCAGGAAGGTGTTCGCGGAGAAGGGGTTCGACAAGGCCACCGTGCGTGCCATCGCCCGTGAGGCCGAGGTCGATCCCGCCCTCGTGCACCACTACTTCGACACCAAGGAGGGCATGTTCGCGGCGGCCATGCAGCTGCCGATCACTCCCGACCAGATCATCCCGACGCTGCTCGAAGGCCCGCGCGAGGAGATCGGCGCGCGGCTGGTACGGATGATCCTCCAGGTCACCGCCGCGCCGGAGACGCGCGAGCCGATGGTGGCCCTGATCCGCTCGGCCATGACCAACGAGCAGGCGGCCACGATGTTCCGCGAGTTCATCTCCAACGCGCTGCTCTTCCAGGTGGCCGACCGCCTGGACGTGCCGCACCTGCGGATCGAGGCGGCGTTCGCGCAGATGTACGGCGTGATCATGGGCCGCTACGTGATCAAGCTGGAGCCGCTGGCGAGCGCAGGTCACGACGAGCTCGTGGAACTGCTCGCGCCTACCGTCCAGAGGTACTTGACTGGCTAG